A stretch of Leishmania infantum JPCM5 genome chromosome 19 DNA encodes these proteins:
- a CDS encoding putative synaptobrevin-type transport protein, with translation MAANGCFIAALIARTHDRLPLCSYTDDNYSNANVIRQQEQRIVERMESPAGGTDRAAAKGSYYESFDHKDNVYFAFQDAATDLTLVVAVNKLLLRNSGDINGMNKLACGLLDLIFSEFIQMYTPAEIGAPNVRAYQFIKFDATLRKCVTRIMQQDRTTGDRIVVGSGTSGGSSGSGAGAGPSGGGVGATGMIRRQVNPQYDALRQEITDVHMVMRKNLEDLMTRGEGLDTMTNYSAELVDQSSRYYKKTVQMNRMRLLKTYGPPAAIGLFLIVFFYLYFF, from the coding sequence ATGGCGGCTAACGGCTGCTTCATTGCAGCCCTGATAGCCCGCACGCATGACCGACTGCCCTTGTGCAGCTACACGGATGACAACTACAGCAACGCGAATGTGATtcggcagcaggagcagcgcattGTAGAACGGATGGAGTCGCCGGCGGGTGGCACAGaccgggcggcggcgaaggggaGCTACTACGAGAGTTTCGACCACAAGGACAACGTCTACTTTGCCTTTCAAGACGCGGCGACGGACTTGACGCTGGTTGTGGCAGTCAacaagctgctgctgcgcaactCGGGCGACATCAACGGCATGAACAAGCTAGCCTGTGGGCTGCTCGACCTCATTTTCTCGGAGTTCATTCAGATGTACACGCCGGCGGAGATCGGCGCTCCCAACGTGAGGGCGTACCAGTTTATCAAGTTTGACGCGACGCTGCGAAAGTGCGTGACGCGCATCATGCAGCAGGACCGTACCACCGGGGACAGAATTGTGGTCGGCTCCGGGACAAGCGGTGGCAGTAGTGGGTCTGGAGCTGGCGCCGGCCCAagtggtggcggtgtcgGGGCAACGGGCATGATACGTCGCCAGGTCAACCCACAGTACGATGCGCTGCGACAGGAGATCACGGATGTGCACATGGTTATGCGCAAGAATCTGGAAGACCTCATGACGCGCGGCGAGGGGCTCGACACCATGACGAACTACTCCGCCGAGCTCGTGGATCAGAGCTCCCGCTATTACAAGAAGACGGTGCAGATGAACCGCATGCGTCTCCTCAAGACGTACGGCCCACCGGCAGCGATCGGGCTTTTCCTCATTGTTTTCTTCTACTTGTACTTCTTCTGA